The following proteins are co-located in the Polystyrenella longa genome:
- a CDS encoding DUF11 domain-containing protein — MSGFETYSSYAIKKSRGLSVILLGMLLLGLLPSKAVAQDDRYYPLNQYAPTGRAAQWASVLGQPRPQYAQPVRIHLPSAGEVTFYGVHPQSEAAPAMAGLNVGQVFRLGLTDMPEFPGVSLYPTIEMIDQLHPPTDEKLDFPVEIEVSAEEIEHVLDGGLVSKVIYLEQPQLAIPELQKTPSPTNLLRNHLNLLKEADRVGRPMLLFRMGSRQPAMDNPASPFYTPDSWVTKLPQKQSETAAKTGIARAISEEVETIDDHNKIYRTAATKRVSLKNSPGGMTERLYHYELYPDEYIVDGGDRGHPIHYENHALAGLESEDTVAEYQTQRGRNEVSVSNRVVIYSPRFRAMSVHQQPFARTALTKLGGVHDLSTGVGMDQSTLIDAQIQKSQLDGMRTRSRGSEMEHDTAFSGLIQNSYPTGHTKLQNVYQDLQYTQAGRFERMTSAQIKEGLKGAFVWSQSAFPHMAASTSAGVELESSFKAAEIVGIDIDKGKPGKLRIVKMADKVEARSGDIITFTIRYDNMGDHAVRAVRITDHLTPRLEYIEGSFKAEREGDVKFYPNGTEDSILRFEMVGELKGAEGSVLTFQARVR, encoded by the coding sequence ATGAGTGGGTTTGAAACGTACTCCAGTTATGCCATCAAAAAATCACGCGGTCTCTCCGTCATTTTGCTGGGCATGCTGCTCCTTGGCCTTCTGCCTTCAAAGGCTGTTGCTCAAGACGATCGTTACTATCCTTTGAATCAATATGCTCCTACTGGCCGAGCGGCACAATGGGCCTCGGTTTTGGGACAACCTCGTCCTCAATATGCTCAACCGGTTAGGATTCACTTACCCTCTGCTGGGGAAGTGACGTTCTATGGAGTTCATCCACAATCGGAAGCGGCTCCGGCCATGGCAGGATTGAATGTTGGACAGGTCTTCCGATTAGGATTGACTGACATGCCCGAATTCCCGGGAGTCAGCCTTTATCCAACGATCGAAATGATTGATCAATTGCATCCACCCACTGATGAGAAGCTGGATTTTCCGGTGGAAATCGAAGTGAGTGCAGAAGAGATCGAACATGTCCTTGATGGTGGTCTTGTTTCTAAAGTGATTTATCTGGAACAGCCTCAATTGGCCATTCCTGAATTACAGAAGACACCCTCGCCAACGAATCTACTTAGAAATCACTTGAACCTGTTGAAAGAGGCGGACCGTGTTGGACGACCGATGTTGTTGTTCCGCATGGGAAGTCGCCAACCGGCAATGGATAATCCCGCGAGTCCCTTCTACACACCTGATTCCTGGGTAACCAAACTGCCGCAGAAACAGTCCGAGACGGCTGCTAAAACGGGAATCGCTCGCGCGATCTCTGAAGAAGTCGAAACGATCGACGATCACAATAAAATTTACAGAACAGCGGCCACGAAACGCGTCTCACTCAAAAATAGCCCCGGGGGAATGACCGAACGTCTGTATCATTACGAACTTTACCCAGACGAATACATCGTCGATGGGGGCGACCGTGGTCATCCGATCCACTATGAGAATCATGCACTGGCGGGTCTCGAATCGGAAGACACCGTAGCGGAATACCAGACGCAGCGGGGGCGCAATGAAGTCTCCGTTTCCAACCGGGTCGTGATCTACTCACCTCGCTTCCGAGCGATGAGTGTTCATCAACAGCCATTCGCGCGGACGGCATTAACTAAACTGGGCGGCGTTCATGATTTGTCCACAGGCGTAGGAATGGATCAGTCGACATTGATCGATGCCCAGATTCAGAAATCACAACTGGATGGAATGCGAACCCGAAGTCGTGGCAGTGAGATGGAACATGACACTGCCTTCTCTGGTTTAATTCAGAACAGCTATCCGACCGGCCACACCAAATTGCAGAATGTCTATCAGGACTTGCAATACACTCAGGCGGGCCGGTTCGAACGTATGACCTCAGCCCAAATCAAAGAGGGATTAAAGGGAGCCTTTGTCTGGTCTCAGTCTGCCTTTCCACATATGGCTGCCAGCACTTCGGCAGGCGTCGAACTCGAAAGCTCCTTCAAAGCAGCCGAGATTGTGGGCATCGATATCGACAAAGGAAAACCGGGCAAACTACGAATCGTTAAAATGGCCGACAAGGTCGAGGCTCGCTCAGGTGACATTATCACCTTCACAATTCGTTACGACAACATGGGCGACCATGCGGTTCGGGCCGTAAGAATTACAGACCACCTGACTCCGCGGTTGGAATACATCGAAGGCAGCTTTAAGGCAGAGCGGGAAGGGGACGTTAAGTTCTACCCGAACGGTACGGAAGACAGCATCCTCCGGTTCGAGATGGTGGGTGAGCTGAAAGGTGCGGAAGGTAGCGTGCTAACATTCCAGGCACGGGTTCGGTAA